From a single Arachis hypogaea cultivar Tifrunner chromosome 3, arahy.Tifrunner.gnm2.J5K5, whole genome shotgun sequence genomic region:
- the LOC112790811 gene encoding uncharacterized protein: MYIHIYMEKSKQEDQNRFSKGRSSSWPSNKSVWDCGSTLYDSYELHSFKRQIDSAIASSPRTLSMPHLTDHRRRFHQPPPPSSSSSSSSSSSNNKSFKISRTFQKLLRFVSKSSSSNNKFRICGSDGHNKLEMADLEEKYSKERLYVVYDRYDQAVLSTIPELPEFEMGGLSPEISSLVRKSASERFTTPAPIRISCA; this comes from the coding sequence atgtatatacatatatatatggaGAAATCTAAACAAGAAGATCAAAATCGATTTTCAAAGGGAAGGAGTTCATCTTGGCCCAGCAACAAAAGCGTTTGGGACTGTGGAAGCACACTCTATGACTCCTACGAGCTTCACTCCTTCAAGCGCCAAATCGACTCTGCCATAGCCAGTTCCCCAAGAACCCTTTCCATGCCTCATTTAACAGACCACCGTCGTCGTTTTCACCAGCCACCACcaccttcatcatcatcatcatcatcatcatcatcatccaacaATAAGTCGTTCAAGATCTCACGAACCTTCCAGAAGCTCCTTCGCTTTGTTTCCAAGTCCAGCAGCAGCAATAATAAATTCAGGATTTGTGGTAGTGATGGTCACAACAAACTCGAAATGGCAGATCTAGAAGAGAAATACTCGAAAGAGCGTTTGTACGTGGTTTATGATAGGTATGATCAAGCGGTTCTGTCAACTATACCGGAACTTCCAGAGTTTGAGATGGGTGGACTTTCGCCGGAGATAAgttccttggttagaaagtcaGCTTCCGAAAGGTTTACTACGCCCGCTCCTATTCGTATTTCGTGTGCTTGA